TTACATATGTACCAATCATTTATTTTATTAAATATACCTTTTATACCATCACTAATAAAAGATTTTTTATTCTCATGCGTTAACTCATTATCTAAATCAGTTACAAATTGATCCATTAAGTTTTTTAGTTTAACTTCTGTTTGTTTATACTCTTTGATTGCATCTGCCAATACGAACTGCATTTGATAAGATTTTCTATCTATATTTTTAAGTCTATTCCTTATAATTCTGAGCTCTTTATATATACCCCTTCTACAAATATCTTCATCCATTGAGTTAGTTATCGATATAAACATATCCATTATCTCGCTTGTCCTACGTTTTATTCCTTCAATATCATATTTACTTCTTTCTAGTTTTCCTATATCCAGGCATATTTTACTCATTAATATCATCTCCTATAGTATCATTTGATACAATTTATATTACTATTTAAAATCCATAATGCAAGCATTTCTGATAAACTGCATGATATATCGGATAAACTACATATAAAACCTTATTTCAAACCCTTTATTAATAATACTATTATATAATTATTATGTCAAAATTTATTGTTAATTCATATTATTTCAGTTAATTGTAATTATAAATAATATTTATTATAATTCTAATTAATATGATATAATTTGTGTATATAGCTTAGGAGGTGTACTAACATGTATAAGAAAAATATTTTTCATTACTGTTGCTATGTGCTTATTTTTTCTTTTGTTATCCTTTTATTAACTCCTTTTATAACATGTTTGATGTATATTAAATCTGGTGAAGATGTAATAGGATTTGGTGTAATGACTGGAATTATAGCAGTAGCTGGTATGTTTGTAAGTTTTATGGGAGCATATACACTATATAGGCAAGAACATCCTCTAAAAAATAATGATAGTGATGAAGACCAAGAATTTTAATGACTAATTTTATCTACAAAATAATATCCCCTGGGGGAGTAAACCTCAGGGTAAAATTTTCAACACATATACAAAAAAATACTAAAATACATATTTATAAACATTTGTTTGATTCATTAATAATATAATAGTAAAAAGAGGTTTTATAATGATGAACAAACAAAAATTTATTGCTATATTTTTTTCTTTAATTTTTCTTATAATTAGTATAATACAATTAATAGTGGGTAATTACTTTCCAGCAATACTACTTAGTTTTGCTTCATTATGCTTTTTTATAGCTTATAAACTTTTCTAATATTCTTTTTTTCCTAATATCCCATTTACCAATAAACTCACCATTTTTAAATTCACCTTGAATATACCCATATGGTTGTGAATCTTTGTTATAAATTATTCCAGAAGCAAATCTTTTATTAATTAATTTGAATATAATATAATTAAATGGTGGTGTACATTCAAAATATCCACCTTTTAAGTAAGGATATCCGCACTCTTTAAATATTTCTTCATCTAACTTAATCATTATTTTAAACATATCAGTTAAGTATTGTTCACTATCTTTAACTAACGATTCCCATTTTGGAAGTATTGAAATAATATTTCAACAACCAATTATTTGATTTATATTAAAATTTGATTATATTAAGCACAATATTACTTCATTAAATGATAGGTTAAAGTAATTTTAAGTAATTAATATACATTTTGCTACATTTTATTGAATGTTACATTGCGCAACGTTATAATAATTCAGAAAGGATTTGATACTATATGTTACCTCAGAGATTAAAAATTTTAAGAAAACAAAATAATTGGACACAATTAGTTACAGCTACCAAACTAAATATCCCAAGAGGCACTTACGCACATTATGAAATAGGAAAACGACAGCCAGACTATGGTACTTTAAGTAACATAGCTGATTTATATAATGTTTCTATTGATTATCTGATAGGTAGAACTGATAATT
The window above is part of the Vallitalea guaymasensis genome. Proteins encoded here:
- a CDS encoding helix-turn-helix domain-containing protein, with product MLPQRLKILRKQNNWTQLVTATKLNIPRGTYAHYEIGKRQPDYGTLSNIADLYNVSIDYLIGRTDNCTPIGQVKKTKGIDEQINDLLKQLEENTTLNNSSLDEETKRILIKMLNTTKEIVQNTNKRNNNRFI